The DNA sequence TACATTAAGATTTATGGTTTATTATCAATATTACTGTATGCAGTTGtaaattacaagtttaaaaaaagatacattGTCAACTTTGCATACAATATCTCAATGTATGTGAACCAAAAAAGCACTGCAATTCCCAATATGTAAAGTTATACTAAGATTTCACTAAAAGTAAGAATAACTATATCAGACTAAATTAGCAACAAGTAGATAGATGTGATGGGcaagattttaatgaaatctcaGAATTTATTACCCAAAAGGCAAGACATACACAATAGAATTTCTTACCGTGGATGACAAGATCTCATGAGGAcaacattgtaataaaaacgatTTGCACACTGCATCGTCATAAAATTTGACACCATGTCTATCTGTTTCACCTGAAATAAATAGGAAAATTATTCTACCCATTCATGATGGTGTCATGATGAAGCGTTTGATACCAATGAGCATcattatttgtagaaaaaaaaacttcgtattttacttataaaatcaGCGAAACTTAAGCTTATCTAAACAATAAGTATTATATATTACCATTGCGAGCTGTGCCCATCAATTGGTCCAACATTGCCCTCATTTGCTCGTGTGCTGACATATTGAATCGACGATTTGGCCAATTCCGTACTCAGTGTTTATAAATCTAAGTTAATCATTTAATCTCGGTTAACCGacacaaaactaaattataagaCTAATTTATTGGTTcttattttactaaattgtaAAGCTTTCGGTAGCAACGGCAAGCcaacaaatcaatcaaattacGAAACTAAAATGGCGGGCCGATTcctattacttttaataaatttgtatgCACTTGGCTTCAGAACAAAGtctttttagattaaatttacgtttactttttaacataataGCCTACTtctgtaaattttgtttttcaactaGTATATCGCAAATTTACCACACTGTGTTTACAGCTGATTAGCTTTTAGTTCCGGTAgaaattttaatagataattttTCAAAGTGTAGTATTTAGTTCCCAATATGTCCTTTATTGGATATtctatcataaattataatataagtataatataatataatataagtaatatgCAACACGATATTGCCCATATGGGGGATCTCTTTGACTCGTAGTTTGACGTTACATAGACATTGTTGCATTTCTGTTATTCTTTTGCACACAAATCCGGACCGGATGCATGAGCCAACAAGCCTGTATTTGAAGTGAAACCTATCATAATAACGATTTTCAATATACCacaaatattcattattataagtattaaatGGTCATTTTTTTGTCCTGATATCCTGCACGTCCTACACTGGTCCtatcttaacaaaaatattttacatctgTGTATCATCGCAGCTTACTTTGACAGTCATGTCAAaatatgtcaatgtcaaatccTGTTATTAATCACATAGCACCGCTTATCAcaacatcaacaaaatattaattaaataaatattttaaatacttatttttattactaaatatttaatataatttttaatgtaaaacatgCCAAATACTATAAGGATATTACTACCTATAATTCCAGACAGTTTTAAAGATGTGtattttaaaggaattattAGTGTTTCAGACGATCACACTGTAACTGtttatattactaaatatacTACAGATATCACACTTATATCTGAGAAGCAAATAAAATGGGATAATATAATATACGGATATTGTGGTAATGATCTCTCAAAGAATGTTTTAGCGAGTAGGTTTCcgaattttttattaatacaaagaaacaaaatgttaacCATAAACAGGTTAATATTAAATGGGAAGAAAATCGACCCGAAAAGTAGTTGTATCCTCATGCTATATGAATATGATAGTATCAAAGACTCTCAAGCAATTGGTGACACAACTGATGATTACTTTATGAAACTAGTGCAGTTGATTCAAGATGAACATGGTGTTTCAAAAAGATCAGAATTTACACCTAAGAGTAACAAACTGCATTGGCTTAGTGCTTCTATGTTCCTACaacatgtttataattattggaTACTAATTGATTGGTTAAAATGTTCAATTACAAGAGGGAAAAAAGTAAGCTCataatttactgtttttatataatttgtttaatatgcTTATACTAAATATGCACTGAACTGTGAATTGTTTTAGATTTCAGTGAAACAAGGCAACTTAATTGTGGCAATTGCCATGGATATAATAATTGGATATTTAATTCTACAACTGTTATCACAAGACAAGAAAGAGATCAGTGTTTTACTGATGGGTATTTTGGAGGTAATAATTTTGAACTGACAAACTTACATGAAGCAATTTTATAGATCTCGATATAACATAATATGCAATTTTGATTTTCAGAAATTGATTAATTCACTATACTCTCTCCTGAAGTGGCTGATGGGTGCGCCAGTAGGACTGAAGCTCAATAATGCCTTCAATAAAATGTTAGGAAAATACTTTTCTTATCATGTGCAACTTTGGTGGATATTTTTAGGTaggatattaaattttatttcattttgtatcaaGATAATTACAAGAGACTTCATAAATATGTGTATTTTCAGATGTTTCAGGAGAGAAACTGGATGTTATTCTTCATATATACCACTACATAGGGTATTTGGGATTTACATTTCAAACAGCTCTGATCTCTGATCTGATATGCATAGCCACATTCCATTCATATTGTATCTATGTCTATGCTGCAaggtaaaagtattttcaaatatatttttttatgaatatttattgtctaaatcttcttttatttagtttccaGTAGTGCCGAGTTCCATTCCCGTGTTGATATTATCAATTTTACGAGAATTTTATGTTCATATGCTCTCACATTTTTCTATTTGGGGcaaagaaaaccaaaaatacaaatattatcaaaatcggcacatttctttttaagttgCAATAGACTCAACTTGATATTATTCTAAAGttaaacaatcattttaatgCAGGAATCAGCTTACGtctaaatattactttatattttaggtTGTTCAATATTCAAATATCTGGATTAATTGCATTACTAAGGTTGTTTGTTGGACGAAAGTACAATCCTTTACGAGGAGGCATTGACTCTTGTGAATATACAAACCAGGAACTTTTTGTAGGCACAGTCGCATTTACTATCTTATTGTTACTGTTGCCTACTACTGCTCTGTACTACATAGTATTTACGTTGGTAAGgtgtttttcatttgaatatcaATGTTGGGCAACAAGTCTAATGACGTCGTATGATCTTAAAagctcatttttattttttgtttttcagtttagAGTACTATCTCTTGTAGTCCAGTATTTACTTGCTAAGCTGATTTACATGGTCCAAACTCTACCTCTGTATGTTGTCTCACTTTGGTTAACTAGTTCACCTAAAGTTACTGGTaagtatgattttattatatttgtccCGGCGCACATGGCGCGTCGAAATACAGACTATGGACAACTTCTCATAAAGAAAACTGCTATGCTTCGTGTCGCAATGTGTAGCCAGGCTTTAGAAGCCTGATTTACTATGCTTACCCTGATTACACCTTGTTCTTtcaggaaatattttaatagaagtGATAAATCAAGAGAGCAATTCACCTCTAATACTTCGCATAAAACTGTTGAACAAATCTATACCACAGTTGGTAAAAATATTCCAGCCTCCGGTCGAAGTCCCTAAACAGGTAGAATGGACAAATCTACTTTCAAATGTTCTGGTTGGGAAACAAATAGtgtaagaaagaaaagaaaaaaacatgttctgtttttacttatttattatcgTTCGATATTTCATATTgcgtaaaaaattaaaagttgtttggTCACCACACGCGTAAACGTATAAATGCTAGATACTTAAAACTATTTGCAGCAAACTAGGCAAATACATTTGAGTAATTACGCAAATAACAAACCATTTTGTTTTGACCAACTGTATGTAGACATTACTAGAACTATTttcaatacattaatatttaaacgtcACACAAATCGTTTAGAGGTATGTTACATATGTAGTGATATCAtctaattactatttttgttaCGGGCTTAAGAATGCTAATTTGtatgttatacatatataaaatacagTGATTTAGATagcacaaatatttaatttacaaaatcctAACTACAGTCAACTGCTTTCAATGAATTTCTctcatattataatatgttgtaattatttataaatgttatgtaacctaattacattgaaaattatattaccGCCACTAAATGTGTATAAGGCAAGACCCGACTCGCtcgtcattataataaaatttaaaaaaaaatggtaaaattattttctaccaAGTTctaacatacaaaatttcacaGCAGACACTGGACTGTCGATTACTAACTTGGTATGGAATAACCCAAAGCagaatatatatgtataatacagAGCAGGGTAATGACGAACATTTAACACGATCGTTAGTGCATGCCAAAAATGATATCTCATGCGATTATTGCCCAATAGTAACTAGGTTAGTCACAAAAGTATAAACTGCAATGTCTAAAATGTTTCCAAAATTAACAAGAAATCATACTAATccttaaaattactttcaattCTGTATAAAACTAATTGTGTATTGAGCACCTGATTGTAATTAATGAGGCGTTAAATGTTTGAGTtgagaaaagtataaaaaaatatttccatataaatataataattcacaataataatacagCATGTTAACAGAAAAATCTAACATAACATTTattgctataataatattttcatctcAATGTATTGTCGAATACATAAATCTGATTGtatctacataaatatgtaattattatacaagtacaaaatacatacatgtcATTGAAAATTCTgctgataaattttaatatttaattttaacaatttcataCATACCTCTTTACCtactatttacataaatatcttTCCAAAATATCTTCGTCCACTGATAGActaagtacctatttatttatttgaagtaatattaaGGTGAGTTCAGTAGCTCCTAAATTTTACACCGAGAATATGTGCACTCaagtgatattttaattattaaagtaacataacaataataattgcgTCTGGACTCAGGAGAGCGACCAAACATTAGATCT is a window from the Trichoplusia ni isolate ovarian cell line Hi5 chromosome 3, tn1, whole genome shotgun sequence genome containing:
- the LOC113491966 gene encoding phosphatidylinositol N-acetylglucosaminyltransferase subunit Q isoform X1, which gives rise to MPNTIRILLPIIPDSFKDVYFKGIISVSDDHTVTVYITKYTTDITLISEKQIKWDNIIYGYCGNDLSKNVLASRFPNFLLIQRNKMLTINRLILNGKKIDPKSSCILMLYEYDSIKDSQAIGDTTDDYFMKLVQLIQDEHGVSKRSEFTPKSNKLHWLSASMFLQHVYNYWILIDWLKCSITRGKKISVKQGNLIVAIAMDIIIGYLILQLLSQDKKEISVLLMGILEKLINSLYSLLKWLMGAPVGLKLNNAFNKMLGKYFSYHVQLWWIFLDVSGEKLDVILHIYHYIGYLGFTFQTALISDLICIATFHSYCIYVYAARLFNIQISGLIALLRLFVGRKYNPLRGGIDSCEYTNQELFVGTVAFTILLLLLPTTALYYIVFTLFRVLSLVVQYLLAKLIYMVQTLPLYVVSLWLTSSPKVTGNILIEVINQESNSPLILRIKLLNKSIPQLVKIFQPPVEVPKQVEWTNLLSNVLVGKQIV
- the LOC113491966 gene encoding phosphatidylinositol N-acetylglucosaminyltransferase subunit Q isoform X2; the encoded protein is MLYEYDSIKDSQAIGDTTDDYFMKLVQLIQDEHGVSKRSEFTPKSNKLHWLSASMFLQHVYNYWILIDWLKCSITRGKKISVKQGNLIVAIAMDIIIGYLILQLLSQDKKEISVLLMGILEKLINSLYSLLKWLMGAPVGLKLNNAFNKMLGKYFSYHVQLWWIFLDVSGEKLDVILHIYHYIGYLGFTFQTALISDLICIATFHSYCIYVYAARLFNIQISGLIALLRLFVGRKYNPLRGGIDSCEYTNQELFVGTVAFTILLLLLPTTALYYIVFTLFRVLSLVVQYLLAKLIYMVQTLPLYVVSLWLTSSPKVTGNILIEVINQESNSPLILRIKLLNKSIPQLVKIFQPPVEVPKQVEWTNLLSNVLVGKQIV